A portion of the Roseovarius sp. SCSIO 43702 genome contains these proteins:
- a CDS encoding Hint domain-containing protein → MAWIAIADHDGGRYAPGGLGRGSARTPDLSADTLVRRGTIMVETRFSATSRPQTLLAFRHAYPNEGGFSLRALPRGGVTLAQNFGSELLHTTIPHGKDARSDLVRIIYCWDCAAGAARLTIEGLDDGHRVTRELSRACPIPLADMRRLGQAGGVCEMDSEVVFAAMADHMHPLGPLPGLGAHVPVMTPNGPVRASLLRRGDTVCTAAGDVVPILQTVRLTVPARGAFRPVRLRAPFFGLDRDTFVASHQRLVMSGSDVEYMFGTEAVLVPARCVVNDSSAFFCDPAPDAPDVVTYHHVLLPSHQAILTDGCRLESLYIGRLRRDKATLARSVLAHCRHARLPEHARPLSPVLKPFEAITLVRAKVA, encoded by the coding sequence ATGGCCTGGATCGCCATCGCCGACCACGACGGGGGGCGTTACGCCCCGGGCGGGCTGGGCCGCGGCTCGGCACGAACGCCCGACCTGTCCGCGGACACGCTCGTCCGGCGCGGCACGATCATGGTCGAGACGCGCTTCTCCGCCACCTCGCGGCCCCAGACCCTTCTCGCCTTCCGCCACGCCTACCCGAACGAGGGCGGCTTCTCGCTCCGCGCCCTTCCGCGAGGCGGCGTCACGCTGGCACAGAATTTCGGCTCCGAGCTTCTTCACACCACGATCCCGCATGGCAAGGATGCGCGCTCGGACCTCGTGCGCATCATCTATTGCTGGGATTGCGCCGCGGGCGCGGCGCGGCTGACGATCGAGGGGCTCGACGACGGACACCGCGTCACGCGCGAGCTGTCGCGCGCCTGCCCCATCCCGCTCGCCGACATGCGCCGGCTCGGACAGGCGGGCGGCGTCTGCGAGATGGACAGCGAGGTCGTCTTCGCCGCGATGGCCGATCACATGCATCCGCTGGGCCCGTTGCCGGGGCTTGGCGCGCATGTTCCGGTGATGACGCCCAATGGCCCGGTGCGCGCGTCGCTCCTGCGGCGCGGAGATACCGTCTGCACGGCCGCCGGCGATGTCGTGCCGATCCTTCAGACAGTGCGCCTCACCGTGCCGGCGCGCGGTGCGTTCCGGCCCGTGCGGCTTCGCGCCCCGTTCTTCGGGCTCGACCGCGACACTTTCGTCGCGTCCCACCAGAGGCTCGTCATGTCAGGATCGGACGTCGAGTACATGTTCGGCACCGAGGCCGTTCTCGTCCCCGCGCGCTGCGTGGTCAACGACAGTTCCGCCTTCTTCTGCGATCCGGCGCCGGACGCGCCCGACGTGGTGACCTATCACCACGTCCTCCTGCCGAGCCACCAGGCGATCCTGACCGACGGATGCCGCCTCGAAAGCCTCTACATAGGACGCCTCCGGCGCGACAAGGCGACGCTCGCCCGCAGCGTGCTCGCGCATTGCCGGCACGCCCGGCTCCCCGAACATGCGCGCCCGCTGTCACCTGTGCTGAAACCGTTCGAGGCCATCACCCTCGTGCGCGCCAAGGTCGCCTGA
- a CDS encoding metal-dependent hydrolase: MRITWLGHSSFRLEIAGETLLIDPWLDGNPMLDEKHHDAAIRGASHILLTHAHFDHASEVVQIARKGLTVVGQFDLMSHWEATENLEVIGFNKGGTISIGDVSVTMVHATHSSSFSTDDGPHVPGTECGFIIAGEGHTIYVSGDTDVMADMGVFHDLHAPDIGILCAGGHFTMDMKRAAYAAKKFFDFKTVIPCHYKTFPVLEQSAEALVEALLGVNVIEPEVMKPIEI; encoded by the coding sequence ATGCGCATCACGTGGCTCGGCCATTCCTCCTTCCGCCTTGAAATCGCTGGCGAAACCCTGCTCATCGACCCCTGGCTCGACGGCAATCCCATGCTGGACGAGAAACACCACGACGCGGCCATCCGGGGCGCCAGCCACATCCTGCTCACCCACGCCCATTTCGACCACGCCTCCGAGGTCGTCCAGATCGCCAGGAAGGGCCTCACCGTGGTGGGTCAGTTCGACCTGATGAGCCATTGGGAAGCCACTGAAAACCTTGAGGTAATCGGCTTCAACAAGGGCGGCACGATCAGCATCGGCGACGTCTCCGTCACCATGGTCCATGCCACCCATTCCTCGAGCTTCTCCACCGATGACGGCCCCCATGTTCCGGGCACCGAATGCGGCTTCATCATCGCAGGCGAGGGCCACACGATCTACGTCTCGGGCGACACCGACGTGATGGCCGACATGGGCGTCTTTCACGATCTCCATGCACCCGATATCGGCATCCTCTGCGCCGGCGGGCATTTCACCATGGACATGAAACGCGCAGCTTACGCGGCGAAAAAATTCTTCGATTTCAAGACCGTGATCCCCTGCCACTACAAGACCTTCCCGGTCCTCGAACAATCCGCCGAGGCGCTGGTCGAGGCCCTGCTGGGCGTGAACGTGATCGAACCCGAGGTGATGAAACCCATCGAGATCTGA
- a CDS encoding sodium:calcium antiporter, which yields MIDDLSLAWLLAVFAVAALIVVAASIRATALADVIADRTRLGEAMAGGILLGGATSLAGVVVSVSAASSGDASFAVSNAVGGIAAQTLFLAVADTLHKNANLEHAAAEPANLFQAVMLLILLSLPIAAMAGPDVAYFGVHPVSLVMFIAYLYGVRLSSQVSDEPMWRPVETRETRHDEPESEAEARKSARKPAMIFVVLVMVMGLSGWVISQIGATFITRYGLSSSLVGALMTAIITSLPELVTTLVAVRRGALQLAVGGIIGGNTFDTLFLVASDVAYRDGSIFAAATPNDLYWLATGMLMTAILLGGLILRQRDGPARIGVESVLIFVVYGCAVAVEVAGLGG from the coding sequence GTGATCGACGATCTTTCGCTCGCATGGCTCTTGGCCGTGTTCGCGGTCGCAGCCCTCATCGTGGTGGCGGCCTCGATCCGGGCCACCGCGCTCGCCGATGTCATCGCGGACCGCACCCGGCTTGGCGAGGCGATGGCGGGCGGCATCCTGCTTGGCGGTGCGACCTCGCTCGCCGGGGTCGTGGTCTCGGTCAGCGCGGCCAGCAGCGGCGACGCCTCGTTCGCCGTCTCGAACGCGGTGGGCGGGATCGCGGCGCAGACACTCTTTCTTGCCGTCGCGGACACGTTGCACAAGAACGCCAATCTCGAACATGCCGCGGCGGAGCCTGCGAACCTCTTCCAAGCGGTGATGCTGCTCATCCTGCTGAGCCTGCCCATCGCCGCGATGGCGGGCCCGGACGTGGCGTATTTCGGCGTGCATCCCGTCTCGCTCGTGATGTTCATTGCCTATCTCTACGGTGTGCGCCTCTCGTCGCAGGTCAGCGACGAGCCGATGTGGCGGCCGGTCGAGACGCGCGAGACGCGCCATGACGAACCCGAGAGCGAGGCCGAGGCGCGCAAATCCGCCCGGAAACCCGCCATGATCTTCGTGGTGCTGGTCATGGTGATGGGACTTTCGGGCTGGGTGATCAGCCAGATCGGGGCGACCTTCATCACGCGCTACGGGCTTTCCTCGTCGCTGGTGGGTGCGCTGATGACGGCGATCATCACTTCGCTTCCGGAACTGGTCACGACGCTCGTCGCCGTGCGGCGCGGCGCGCTTCAACTGGCCGTGGGCGGCATCATCGGGGGCAACACGTTCGACACGCTGTTCCTCGTCGCGTCCGACGTGGCGTATCGCGATGGCTCGATCTTCGCGGCGGCCACGCCAAACGATCTCTACTGGCTGGCGACCGGGATGCTGATGACCGCGATCCTTCTGGGCGGGCTGATCCTGCGGCAACGCGACGGGCCGGCGCGGATCGGGGTCGAGAGCGTTCTCATCTTCGTGGTCTATGGCTGTGCGGTCGCGGTCGAGGTGGCGGGACTTGGCGGTTGA
- a CDS encoding DUF2064 domain-containing protein, whose translation MRGQLYIMLKEPRPGRVKTRLGREIGMVEAAWWFRHQVGRLLREVEDPRWSVTLAVAPEGAMTSRTWPAHLPRVAQGQGDLGARMARVMRHARPGPACVIGGDVPGVRARHIAHAFKVLGRHDAVFGPAEDGGFWLVGWRGRRALPPRLFEGVRWSSEHALSDSIGTLGGASHALVERLRDVDDADDLARAGT comes from the coding sequence ATGCGGGGGCAGCTCTACATCATGCTGAAAGAGCCGCGCCCCGGCCGGGTCAAGACGCGGCTCGGACGCGAGATCGGCATGGTGGAGGCCGCGTGGTGGTTTCGCCACCAGGTGGGGCGCCTCTTGCGCGAGGTCGAGGACCCGCGCTGGTCGGTGACGTTGGCCGTGGCGCCGGAGGGCGCGATGACCTCGCGGACCTGGCCCGCGCATCTGCCGCGCGTGGCGCAGGGCCAGGGCGACCTGGGCGCGCGGATGGCGCGGGTCATGCGGCACGCGCGGCCCGGCCCGGCCTGCGTGATCGGTGGCGATGTGCCGGGCGTGCGGGCGCGCCATATCGCCCATGCTTTCAAGGTGTTGGGGCGCCACGACGCGGTGTTCGGCCCGGCGGAAGACGGAGGCTTTTGGCTGGTGGGCTGGCGCGGGAGGCGCGCCCTGCCGCCGCGTCTCTTCGAGGGGGTGCGGTGGTCGAGCGAGCACGCGCTTTCGGACAGTATCGGGACGCTTGGAGGGGCCTCTCACGCGCTGGTGGAGAGGTTGCGCGACGTGGACGACGCGGACGACCTGGCCCGCGCCGGAACCTGA
- a CDS encoding Hint domain-containing protein: MPSRFDSLAPLLPLPGPAPARRDMTGDPAVTRLMVSWLVALDGTTSVLTRDGMRPAGELSTGDHLVARGGDEVALLATHRLHFRALGDLAPIEFGRGVFGATAATRLPPAQRLLLEGWRAQQACGQVAALFAAGDLVNGISIRRCATGTVTSAVCLVPERSATVSVNGLWIRCRGLDDPDLPGALRAVLPPPDPFMRPRAPLELPLAGAEQARAICDAPP, translated from the coding sequence ATGCCGTCACGCTTCGACTCTCTCGCACCGCTGCTGCCCCTCCCGGGGCCGGCCCCGGCCCGTCGCGACATGACGGGCGATCCGGCGGTCACCCGGCTCATGGTGTCATGGCTTGTTGCGCTCGACGGCACGACCTCCGTTCTCACGCGCGACGGGATGCGCCCCGCGGGTGAGCTCTCGACAGGCGATCACCTGGTCGCGCGCGGCGGCGACGAGGTCGCGTTGCTCGCCACGCACCGGCTGCACTTCCGCGCGCTGGGCGACCTCGCCCCGATCGAGTTCGGCCGCGGCGTGTTCGGCGCCACGGCCGCGACGCGCCTTCCGCCGGCCCAGCGTCTCCTCCTGGAAGGCTGGCGCGCGCAACAGGCCTGCGGACAGGTCGCCGCGCTCTTCGCCGCGGGCGACCTGGTGAACGGGATCAGCATTCGGCGCTGCGCCACCGGCACCGTCACCTCGGCGGTCTGTCTCGTGCCCGAGCGGTCGGCGACGGTGTCCGTGAACGGGCTCTGGATCCGTTGCCGGGGCCTCGACGACCCCGATCTTCCCGGAGCGCTGCGCGCGGTACTCCCGCCGCCCGATCCTTTCATGCGGCCCCGTGCGCCGCTCGAGCTGCCGCTCGCGGGGGCCGAGCAGGCGCGCGCCATATGCGACGCGCCGCCCTGA
- the dapE gene encoding succinyl-diaminopimelate desuccinylase: MSDTPTDPVALTAELVRCASVTPEEGGALRLLQERLEAAGFDCTRVDREGIANLFARWGGKGAARSFGFNGHTDVVPVGDESAWSVDPFGAEMHDGYLWGRGATDMKSGVAAFVAAAIDHVRGAPAGNGAILLAITGDEEGDAEHGTRALLDWMEAQGEAMTHCLVGEPTCPDRMGEMIKIGRRGSMTAWITVRGEQGHSAYPHRAKNPLPAMARLVDRLSSHPLDEGTEHFDASTLAVVTIDTGNPATNVIPAETRATVNIRFNDAHSGESLTAWLQDHLDRVAREFDVEARMRVKVSGESFLTPPGELSSLVATAVEAETGVAPVLSTSGGTSDARFVRDHCPVVEFGLVGRTMHQVDERVEIDQITQLKAIYARILRDYFS; the protein is encoded by the coding sequence ATGAGCGACACCCCGACGGATCCCGTCGCATTGACCGCGGAGCTTGTGCGCTGCGCATCGGTCACGCCCGAGGAGGGCGGCGCGCTGCGCCTGTTGCAGGAGCGCCTCGAGGCGGCCGGGTTCGACTGCACGCGGGTCGACCGGGAGGGCATCGCCAACCTTTTCGCGCGCTGGGGCGGAAAGGGCGCGGCGCGCAGCTTCGGGTTCAACGGGCACACGGACGTTGTGCCGGTGGGCGACGAAAGCGCGTGGAGCGTCGATCCCTTCGGGGCCGAGATGCACGACGGCTATCTCTGGGGGCGCGGGGCCACGGACATGAAATCGGGCGTCGCGGCCTTCGTGGCGGCGGCGATCGACCATGTTCGCGGCGCGCCGGCAGGGAACGGGGCGATCCTCCTTGCCATCACGGGCGACGAGGAAGGCGATGCCGAGCACGGAACGCGCGCGCTTCTCGACTGGATGGAGGCGCAAGGCGAGGCGATGACCCATTGCCTTGTGGGCGAGCCCACCTGCCCCGACCGCATGGGCGAGATGATCAAGATCGGGCGGCGCGGCTCGATGACCGCGTGGATCACCGTCAGGGGCGAGCAGGGCCATTCGGCCTATCCGCATCGCGCGAAGAACCCGCTGCCCGCGATGGCGCGGCTGGTGGATCGGCTGTCGTCGCACCCGCTGGACGAGGGCACGGAGCATTTCGACGCCTCGACCCTTGCGGTCGTGACGATCGATACCGGGAACCCGGCGACCAACGTCATCCCCGCCGAAACCCGCGCGACGGTGAACATCCGGTTCAACGACGCGCATAGCGGCGAGAGCCTGACCGCGTGGTTGCAGGACCATCTGGACCGCGTGGCGCGCGAGTTCGATGTCGAGGCGAGGATGAGGGTAAAGGTAAGTGGTGAATCATTTCTTACCCCGCCGGGAGAGCTGTCATCGCTGGTCGCGACTGCGGTCGAGGCGGAGACCGGCGTGGCGCCGGTCCTTTCGACATCGGGCGGCACGTCGGATGCGCGCTTCGTGCGCGATCATTGCCCGGTGGTGGAATTCGGCCTTGTCGGGCGCACGATGCACCAGGTGGACGAGCGGGTCGAGATTGACCAGATCACGCAACTCAAGGCCATTTACGCGCGTATCCTGCGCGATTACTTCTCCTGA
- the dapD gene encoding 2,3,4,5-tetrahydropyridine-2,6-dicarboxylate N-succinyltransferase: MSTAHLETAIEAAWDARDTITPATGGETRQAIEDTLDALDSGKLRVAERGDDGEWQVNQWAKKAVLLGFRIKDMEMQPGGPQGGGWWDKVDSKFAGWGDAEWKAAGFRAVPNCIVRKSAYVAPGVVLMPSFVNLGAYVDEGTMVDTWATVGSCAQIGKNVHLSGGVGIGGVLEPMQAGPTIIEDNCFIGARSEVVEGCIVREGSVLGMGVYIGKSTKIVDRETGEVMYGEVPSGSVVVSGSMPSKNGVNLYCAVIVKRVDEQTRSKTSINELLRD, encoded by the coding sequence ATGTCGACTGCCCACCTGGAAACCGCCATCGAAGCCGCGTGGGACGCGCGCGACACGATCACGCCCGCCACCGGCGGCGAGACGCGGCAAGCGATCGAGGACACGCTCGACGCGCTCGACAGCGGGAAGCTGCGCGTGGCCGAGCGCGGCGATGACGGTGAATGGCAGGTGAACCAGTGGGCCAAGAAGGCGGTGCTGCTGGGGTTTCGGATCAAGGACATGGAGATGCAGCCGGGCGGCCCGCAGGGCGGCGGCTGGTGGGACAAGGTGGACAGCAAGTTCGCCGGATGGGGCGACGCCGAGTGGAAGGCCGCCGGCTTCCGCGCGGTGCCGAACTGCATCGTGCGCAAGTCGGCCTACGTGGCGCCCGGCGTGGTGCTGATGCCGTCCTTCGTCAACCTCGGCGCCTACGTGGACGAGGGCACGATGGTCGATACCTGGGCCACGGTGGGCTCCTGCGCGCAGATCGGCAAGAACGTGCACCTGTCGGGTGGCGTGGGGATCGGCGGCGTGCTCGAGCCGATGCAGGCAGGGCCGACGATCATCGAGGACAACTGCTTCATCGGCGCGCGCTCGGAAGTGGTCGAGGGCTGCATCGTGCGCGAGGGGTCGGTCCTCGGCATGGGGGTCTATATCGGCAAGTCCACCAAGATCGTGGATCGCGAGACCGGCGAGGTCATGTATGGCGAAGTGCCTTCCGGGTCGGTCGTCGTGTCCGGGTCGATGCCGTCGAAGAACGGCGTGAACCTCTATTGCGCGGTGATCGTCAAGCGCGTCGACGAGCAGACCCGTTCCAAGACGTCGATCAACGAACTTCTGCGCGACTGA
- a CDS encoding Hint domain-containing protein, producing MVAGVEIPIDRNASAVQMAQEIFGSGVTINSASYTGDRDSSGIWSNGDAISPGVMPGDRGVMFSTGDVRGFTNNGSQSNYYSNRTTNSSGENNNPDFNAAAGTNTYDASYLDVDFTPTGDMMTMQFVFASEEYPEYAVGAYQDFVGVWINGTQVELGVGDGDVDPNNLNAGANQNLFIDNTSDQYNTEMDGFTVKLTLKIPVNSGQVNSIRIGIADVLDNRYDSTLLVAADSVQTTLIASDDSTNLFPTGSKIIDVLGNDTNNGLGTMVVTHINNQAVNPGDSVTLSTGQTVQLNYDGTLTVTGDGDTEQFNFTYEVSNQTGQTDTAFVLVDSVPCFVAGTRIRTPDGEVPIETLAPGDLVLTRDNGPQPLRWIGERRVPAKGDFAPIHFAPNTLGRHGRLFLSPLHRVLIRDAVAELLFGEDEVLVAARDLVNDRTIRRVEGGMVDYVHILFDRHEVVFSEGLETESFLPGPQFANSFEAEIVEEICTLFPEIDPATGAGYSPAARRTLKPYEAALLTPALTRVA from the coding sequence ATGGTTGCAGGCGTAGAAATTCCCATCGACCGCAATGCCAGTGCCGTGCAGATGGCGCAGGAAATCTTCGGGTCGGGCGTCACCATCAACAGCGCGTCCTATACCGGCGACCGCGACAGCTCGGGGATATGGTCGAACGGCGATGCGATCTCTCCCGGTGTCATGCCGGGCGACCGGGGGGTCATGTTCTCGACCGGCGATGTGCGCGGCTTCACGAATAACGGCTCGCAGTCGAACTACTACAGCAACCGCACCACGAATTCCTCGGGCGAGAACAACAATCCCGACTTCAACGCGGCCGCGGGCACCAACACCTACGACGCCTCCTATCTCGACGTCGATTTCACCCCCACGGGCGACATGATGACGATGCAGTTCGTCTTCGCGTCCGAGGAATATCCCGAATACGCGGTCGGCGCCTACCAGGACTTCGTCGGCGTCTGGATCAACGGCACGCAGGTCGAACTCGGCGTGGGCGATGGCGATGTCGACCCCAACAACCTCAATGCCGGTGCCAACCAGAACCTCTTCATCGACAACACCTCGGACCAGTACAACACCGAGATGGACGGCTTCACCGTCAAACTGACGCTCAAGATCCCGGTCAACAGCGGCCAGGTCAACTCGATCCGCATCGGCATCGCGGACGTGCTCGACAACCGCTACGATTCAACGCTCCTCGTCGCGGCCGACAGCGTTCAGACCACGCTCATCGCCAGTGACGACAGCACCAACCTCTTTCCAACCGGGTCCAAGATCATCGACGTGCTGGGCAACGACACGAACAATGGCCTTGGCACCATGGTCGTGACCCATATCAACAACCAGGCCGTGAACCCCGGCGACAGCGTCACCCTCTCGACCGGGCAGACGGTGCAGCTCAACTACGACGGCACCCTTACCGTGACCGGGGACGGCGACACCGAGCAGTTCAACTTCACCTACGAGGTCAGCAACCAGACCGGCCAGACCGACACCGCCTTCGTGCTGGTCGATTCCGTGCCGTGCTTCGTCGCGGGCACCCGGATCAGGACACCGGATGGCGAGGTGCCGATCGAGACGCTGGCCCCCGGCGACCTCGTTCTCACCCGCGACAACGGCCCGCAACCGCTTCGCTGGATCGGCGAGCGGCGCGTGCCCGCCAAGGGCGATTTCGCCCCGATCCACTTCGCCCCCAACACGCTGGGCCGGCATGGTCGGCTTTTCCTCTCGCCGCTCCACCGGGTGCTCATTCGCGACGCGGTGGCCGAGTTGCTCTTCGGCGAGGACGAGGTGCTCGTCGCCGCGCGCGACCTGGTCAACGACCGCACCATCCGCCGCGTCGAGGGCGGCATGGTCGATTACGTCCATATCCTCTTCGACCGGCACGAGGTCGTCTTTTCCGAAGGGCTCGAAACCGAAAGCTTCCTGCCCGGTCCCCAGTTCGCCAACAGTTTCGAGGCGGAGATCGTCGAGGAGATCTGCACCCTTTTCCCCGAGATCGACCCGGCGACCGGCGCAGGCTACAGCCCCGCCGCGCGCAGGACGCTCAAGCCCTACGAGGCCGCGCTTCTCACGCCGGCCCTCACGCGGGTCGCCTGA